A genomic window from Candidatus Pelagisphaera phototrophica includes:
- a CDS encoding universal stress protein has protein sequence MPFVADLSGSLGLQPFQAVMGQLQELEKEKSEVILAQAASQLKESGYSNPVKKTHKTGFLVDSLKELEEGTDMDIVGKRGENANYATEHLGSAMERVARAATKPSFVASSEFKEVSRELISYDDGPSCRKAVDFVAESGMFSEAEIQLVTVSSVEEEEGRLKGLKNAVAILADSGRSLTCQMLHGEAAPTVIAYVNAKEINLLVMRAYGHNRIRQLILGSSTTELLQGCQIPALIFR, from the coding sequence GTGCCGTTCGTCGCCGACTTAAGTGGGAGTTTGGGACTCCAGCCTTTTCAGGCAGTGATGGGGCAGCTTCAGGAGCTGGAAAAAGAGAAGTCAGAAGTCATATTGGCTCAAGCGGCCTCTCAATTGAAAGAGAGCGGTTATTCCAATCCCGTAAAGAAGACTCATAAAACAGGGTTCCTCGTTGATAGCCTCAAGGAGTTGGAAGAGGGGACCGACATGGACATTGTCGGCAAAAGAGGGGAGAATGCGAATTATGCTACCGAACATCTAGGTTCCGCTATGGAGCGTGTAGCAAGGGCCGCGACGAAACCCTCTTTTGTAGCCTCAAGTGAATTCAAAGAGGTATCCAGAGAGTTGATTTCTTATGACGATGGACCCAGTTGCCGAAAGGCGGTCGATTTTGTGGCCGAGTCCGGAATGTTCTCGGAGGCTGAAATCCAATTGGTAACGGTCAGCTCAGTTGAGGAGGAAGAGGGCAGGTTGAAGGGATTAAAAAATGCGGTGGCAATCCTGGCTGATTCCGGACGCTCCTTAACTTGCCAAATGTTGCATGGCGAAGCCGCCCCAACTGTAATTGCTTATGTCAACGCTAAGGAAATCAATTTGCTTGTGATGAGGGCCTATGGTCACAACCGTATTCGCCAGCTGATTTTAGGAAGTTCCACAACCGAACTGCTTCAAGGCTGCCAGATACCGGCGTTGATTTTCAGGTAG
- a CDS encoding glucose-1-phosphate adenylyltransferase produces MDKKVIAVIMGGGRGSRLHPLTKERCKPAVPLAGKYRLVDIPISNCLNSEINRIYLLTQFNTASLHRHIKEAYRFDPFGGGTVDILSAEQTEKGDNWYQGTADAVRQNIHHFANGDYDYILILSGDQLYRMDFRDILKEHVDSKADVTVSAIPFPVSQVEGLGLMRVNDDLEISEFVEKPTDPNVIDGLAISESIESGLKTKSEGEKRCLASMGIYVFNRNTMEEALSGDATDFGKEVIPGLLGSCKLSSYVFEGYWEDIGTVKAFFEANLQLADPFPQFNFFSEGNPVYTRARYLPASKINRCSINHVIVGDGCIITDSYLKRCVIGIRSTLREGARLENVVMMGADIFESADDRERNRREGIPDIGVGMNCEIKNAIIDKGARIGHNVRLNPKGKLDGYSKDGVFVRDGVICVTKNAIVPDNTIA; encoded by the coding sequence ATGGACAAAAAAGTGATTGCTGTAATTATGGGAGGCGGTCGAGGTTCACGGTTGCATCCCCTAACGAAAGAACGCTGTAAACCTGCGGTCCCGTTAGCAGGAAAATACCGTCTGGTCGACATACCGATCAGCAATTGCCTTAATTCTGAGATTAACCGGATCTATCTCCTGACTCAATTCAATACCGCGTCGTTGCATCGGCACATTAAGGAAGCCTACCGGTTTGACCCCTTTGGAGGGGGAACCGTAGATATACTTTCAGCGGAACAGACGGAAAAGGGCGACAATTGGTATCAAGGGACTGCAGATGCGGTCAGGCAAAATATCCACCACTTTGCTAATGGGGACTATGACTACATTCTTATCCTGTCGGGAGATCAGCTGTATAGAATGGATTTTCGGGATATCCTCAAAGAACATGTTGATTCGAAAGCGGACGTAACCGTATCGGCGATTCCATTTCCCGTTTCCCAAGTAGAAGGCTTGGGATTGATGAGGGTTAATGACGACCTTGAGATTTCGGAATTTGTGGAAAAGCCAACTGACCCGAATGTCATTGACGGTTTGGCGATTTCCGAGTCAATCGAGTCAGGACTCAAAACCAAGTCTGAGGGTGAAAAACGCTGCCTAGCCTCGATGGGTATATACGTTTTCAATCGAAACACGATGGAAGAGGCTTTGAGCGGCGATGCTACTGACTTTGGCAAAGAAGTGATTCCTGGATTACTGGGAAGCTGTAAACTCAGTAGCTATGTGTTCGAAGGCTATTGGGAAGACATTGGAACCGTGAAGGCATTTTTTGAAGCGAACCTGCAACTGGCGGATCCCTTTCCACAGTTCAACTTTTTTTCGGAAGGAAACCCAGTTTACACACGGGCACGCTATTTACCGGCTAGCAAAATCAACCGATGCTCCATTAACCATGTCATCGTTGGCGATGGCTGCATTATCACTGATTCCTATTTGAAACGCTGCGTAATCGGAATTCGTTCGACTCTACGGGAAGGGGCACGCTTGGAGAATGTAGTTATGATGGGGGCGGACATATTCGAGAGTGCTGATGATCGAGAGCGAAACCGCAGGGAAGGAATCCCGGACATTGGGGTGGGAATGAACTGTGAGATCAAAAATGCGATCATAGACAAGGGGGCCCGCATTGGACACAACGTTAGACTGAATCCTAAAGGCAAGCTGGATGGGTATTCCAAGGATGGAGTTTTTGTCCGAGATGGAGTCATTTGCGTCACCAAGAATGCGATCGTCCCCGACAACACAATAGCTTAG
- a CDS encoding sulfate adenylyltransferase subunit 1, whose amino-acid sequence MTTGEKSAVSGYLDMDLLRFTTAGSVDDGKSTLIGRLLYDSKAIFKDQLEAIEKTSEQRGDENMNLALLTDGLRAEREQGITIDVAYRYFATPRRKFIIADTPGHIQYTRNMVTGASTANLAIVLVDARKGVIEQTCRHSFIANLLRIQHVVIAVNKMDLVEWSEERFEEIKEEFRKFASRLGNIVDVTFIPVSALKGDNVVDKSENMPWYQGPSLLYHLETVYIGSDENHVSARFPVQWVIRPHSDEHHDFRGYAGTIGGGVFKPGDDIIVQPSGFGAKIKAIHTMGGELQEAFAPLSATITLDREIDISRGDMIVKANNPPEVGQDIEAMVCWFSDKPLNGRGKFILRHTTKETKAIIRDVKYKVDINTLHKIEDDLEFRRNDIGRVSLRTAAPLVYDSYKVNRTSGSFVLVDPFTNETMGAAMII is encoded by the coding sequence ATGACAACAGGAGAGAAATCCGCTGTTAGCGGCTATTTGGATATGGACTTGCTGCGTTTTACGACAGCTGGCTCAGTTGATGACGGAAAATCCACTTTGATAGGGCGGTTGCTCTATGATTCAAAAGCAATTTTCAAAGACCAGCTTGAGGCGATTGAAAAGACCAGTGAGCAGAGGGGTGACGAAAATATGAACCTAGCACTTCTCACGGATGGCTTGAGAGCGGAAAGAGAGCAGGGAATTACGATCGATGTGGCTTATCGTTACTTTGCCACTCCCCGGCGAAAGTTTATCATCGCAGATACTCCAGGGCATATTCAGTACACTCGAAATATGGTGACCGGCGCATCCACGGCGAATTTGGCTATAGTGCTGGTGGATGCGAGAAAAGGCGTCATCGAGCAAACCTGCCGTCACTCTTTTATAGCGAATTTGCTCAGAATTCAGCATGTGGTCATTGCGGTGAACAAGATGGATTTGGTTGAATGGAGCGAAGAGCGTTTCGAGGAAATCAAAGAAGAGTTCCGAAAGTTCGCTTCGCGTTTGGGCAATATCGTAGACGTGACCTTTATTCCCGTTAGCGCCCTTAAGGGGGACAACGTCGTAGATAAATCTGAAAACATGCCTTGGTATCAAGGTCCCTCGCTCCTGTATCACCTCGAAACGGTCTACATCGGATCAGACGAGAATCACGTGTCCGCGAGGTTTCCTGTACAGTGGGTTATACGTCCTCACAGTGATGAACACCATGATTTTAGAGGCTATGCGGGTACAATTGGAGGGGGCGTTTTTAAACCGGGCGACGACATCATTGTACAACCCTCTGGCTTTGGGGCGAAAATTAAGGCGATCCATACGATGGGCGGAGAGTTACAAGAAGCCTTCGCTCCATTGAGTGCGACAATTACTTTGGATCGGGAAATTGATATCAGCAGGGGTGACATGATTGTGAAAGCCAACAATCCTCCCGAAGTAGGGCAGGACATCGAGGCAATGGTTTGCTGGTTCAGTGATAAGCCGCTTAATGGTAGAGGGAAATTTATCCTTCGGCACACGACGAAGGAAACTAAGGCGATTATCAGAGATGTTAAATACAAAGTCGACATCAACACGCTCCACAAGATTGAGGATGATCTTGAGTTTCGTCGTAATGACATCGGTCGAGTTTCGCTGCGAACCGCCGCTCCGCTTGTCTATGACTCGTACAAGGTAAACCGAACCTCCGGCTCATTCGTACTGGTGGACCCCTTCACAAATGAAACGATGGGTGCGGCTATGATCATCTGA
- the cysD gene encoding sulfate adenylyltransferase subunit CysD, with amino-acid sequence MADYTVTHLNQLESEAIFVLRETAAQFEKPVLLFSGGKDSIVMTHLARKAFWPARIPFPLLHIDTGHNFRETMDYRDNLVSDIGANLVVGSVQKAIDEGRVIEEKGQNASRNALQIQTLLDSLEEGQYDAALGGGRRDEEKARAKERFFSHRDEFGQWDPKNQRPELWNIFNGRMSAGEHFRVFPLSNWTEMDVWQYMKHENIPLPSLYFAHEREVVIRNGTILAVSEFVQPREGEAIETRRIRFRTMGDATITGAVDSNADTMDLIIEEVAAARETERGNRADDKRSESAMEDRKKQGYF; translated from the coding sequence ATGGCCGACTATACTGTAACACACCTGAATCAACTAGAGAGCGAAGCGATTTTTGTCCTTCGGGAAACCGCTGCCCAGTTTGAGAAACCTGTACTGCTGTTTTCAGGTGGAAAAGACTCGATAGTGATGACCCATTTAGCTCGAAAAGCATTCTGGCCGGCTCGAATTCCATTTCCGCTTTTGCACATTGATACGGGGCACAATTTTCGGGAAACAATGGATTACCGTGATAATCTGGTGAGCGACATTGGAGCTAACTTAGTGGTTGGTTCCGTTCAGAAAGCAATTGATGAGGGTCGGGTGATTGAGGAAAAAGGTCAGAACGCGAGTCGCAACGCGCTTCAAATCCAGACTTTGCTGGATAGCCTGGAAGAAGGTCAATATGACGCCGCGTTAGGAGGAGGGCGCAGAGATGAGGAAAAAGCCCGAGCTAAGGAGCGGTTTTTCTCCCATCGAGACGAGTTTGGTCAATGGGATCCCAAGAATCAACGCCCGGAACTTTGGAATATCTTCAATGGCAGAATGAGTGCAGGAGAGCATTTCCGGGTATTTCCTCTCAGTAATTGGACGGAAATGGATGTGTGGCAGTATATGAAGCACGAGAACATCCCGCTACCGAGCTTGTACTTTGCTCACGAAAGAGAAGTCGTGATCCGAAACGGAACCATACTAGCGGTTTCTGAATTTGTACAGCCTCGCGAGGGGGAAGCCATTGAAACCCGTAGAATTCGTTTTCGGACGATGGGCGACGCAACCATAACCGGCGCGGTTGATTCAAACGCGGACACGATGGATTTAATTATAGAAGAGGTTGCTGCGGCGAGAGAGACCGAAAGAGGGAATAGGGCAGACGACAAGCGGAGTGAAAGCGCGATGGAAGACCGGAAGAAACAAGGCTACTTCTAA
- a CDS encoding PLP-dependent aminotransferase family protein, translated as MQVKLSDLGSRQRPSDITRLMTFALEQPNMLSLAAGFTDNESLPIEEVCEVVEEIADSGAMGKTTLQYGANKGRNRLRSLLAKRIRSFDTIDESQLDENNLFISNGSQQALYLAIQTLCDPGDFVLVEQPTYFVFLEILQGFGVNALAMPMREDGEIDLAGLERLLSQFESEGYLDKIKALYLVSYFSNPSGHCVSEKVKSDIGSLLSRQKEPIAIIEDAAYRELYYQYPFESRSSVVLESFNHLPVLYTSTLTKPYASGLKVGFSYCSDTNWLNSMLSVKGQQDFGTANFAQAILEHALSSGRFDTHLNSIRGLYKSKMLTLHESLGESLKSLGWEWKEPEGGLYLWLKSPSEMRTDGESQFHKSCIENGVFYVPGDLCYPGNEIRSQIRLSFGSLSLADIREAALRFLATAESMADSAIT; from the coding sequence ATGCAAGTTAAGCTATCAGATTTGGGGTCGCGTCAAAGGCCTTCCGATATCACTCGGCTGATGACGTTCGCTTTGGAGCAACCGAACATGCTTAGCTTGGCAGCTGGATTTACCGACAATGAATCGCTTCCTATTGAGGAAGTGTGCGAAGTCGTAGAAGAGATCGCTGATTCGGGTGCCATGGGAAAGACGACCTTGCAGTATGGGGCGAATAAAGGAAGGAACCGTCTCAGGTCCTTACTGGCAAAACGTATACGTTCTTTCGATACCATTGATGAAAGCCAACTAGATGAGAATAACCTTTTTATCAGCAATGGCTCCCAACAGGCCCTTTATTTAGCCATCCAGACTTTATGTGACCCGGGAGATTTTGTACTGGTCGAGCAACCCACTTATTTCGTGTTTCTAGAAATATTGCAGGGATTTGGAGTTAATGCCTTAGCCATGCCAATGCGGGAGGATGGAGAAATCGATCTAGCTGGACTCGAGAGATTGTTGTCACAGTTCGAATCCGAAGGGTACCTAGACAAGATCAAGGCTCTGTATCTCGTTTCGTATTTCTCGAACCCGAGTGGTCATTGCGTCTCAGAAAAAGTGAAGTCGGATATTGGCAGTCTGCTTAGCCGGCAAAAAGAGCCCATTGCCATTATCGAGGACGCCGCTTATCGCGAACTGTATTACCAATATCCGTTTGAATCACGAAGTAGCGTGGTGCTTGAGTCCTTCAATCACCTGCCGGTATTGTACACGAGCACTTTGACAAAGCCTTACGCTTCGGGTCTAAAAGTAGGTTTTTCGTATTGTTCCGATACCAATTGGCTAAACTCGATGTTAAGCGTTAAGGGACAGCAGGATTTTGGGACAGCAAACTTCGCCCAGGCAATATTGGAACACGCATTGTCAAGTGGTCGATTTGATACTCATTTGAATTCTATTCGAGGATTGTATAAATCCAAAATGCTCACCCTGCACGAATCCCTTGGCGAGTCGTTGAAATCTCTTGGATGGGAATGGAAAGAGCCTGAGGGAGGTTTGTATCTATGGCTAAAGTCCCCAAGCGAAATGCGGACGGATGGGGAATCGCAGTTCCATAAATCCTGTATTGAGAATGGAGTATTCTATGTTCCAGGGGATTTGTGTTATCCCGGAAACGAAATTCGATCTCAAATTCGGTTAAGTTTTGGCTCTTTAAGCCTAGCGGATATCCGAGAAGCAGCACTTCGGTTTTTAGCGACTGCAGAGTCTATGGCAGATTCAGCAATCACTTAG
- the ftsH gene encoding ATP-dependent zinc metalloprotease FtsH, which yields MSDPSKTPNRGQNGKNQPERFQPKVIIIWLAIFGVMAVLWFQTDKSAAANEIPMYDVVLATEEGMIESGKIYPNPNGGLNYYDIVGEIRVENDTAEGGIQIVPFKADGKLGDEQYEILQRSKKFEENESNTFLPQLLAGLIPFLLIIGILYFLFVRQLRMAGRGALSFGKSKAKLLTRDKDKVTFKEVAGCDEAKEEVSEVIEFLKDPKKFQRMGGRIPTGILMVGPPGTGKTLLAKAVAGEAEVPFFSISGSDFVEMFVGVGASRVRDMFEQGRKSAPCLIFIDEIDAVGRQRGAGLGGGNDEREQTLNSLLVEMDGFDTTEGVIIMAATNRPDVLDKALLRPGRFDREVVIGLPDLQGREDILKVHAKKIKLSENVDLKNIARATPGFAGADLANLLNEGALTAARKNKNKVEMIDIHDAKDKISFGRERRQLMDEEDKRMTAFHEAGHALIAALLYKTKIKLYKVTIIPRGRALGLTMSTATKDILGQSKKELQDDICMAMGGRIGEEVETGDFSNGAAMDIKQATNIARHMVCDWGMSSLGPIAFGDNEEHLFLGREISKTHNLSEETAKRIDEEVSNIITGQFDRAKELVEDNHEALRKIAEALLEYETIEGKHVQEIVEFGEIRSEVISTKTEELKNEEKKSEEAVSEEAQEESEELPPAVGGAQAIA from the coding sequence ATGTCAGACCCATCAAAAACACCTAATCGAGGCCAGAACGGAAAAAACCAGCCGGAACGCTTTCAACCCAAAGTTATCATTATTTGGCTAGCGATCTTTGGTGTGATGGCCGTTTTGTGGTTTCAGACCGACAAGAGTGCCGCGGCCAATGAAATCCCAATGTACGATGTGGTGCTTGCTACGGAAGAGGGGATGATCGAGTCTGGGAAAATATATCCGAATCCAAATGGCGGGCTCAACTATTACGATATCGTTGGCGAAATCAGAGTAGAAAATGATACGGCTGAAGGGGGTATTCAGATCGTGCCCTTCAAAGCAGATGGTAAGCTGGGAGACGAGCAGTACGAGATTTTGCAGCGGTCTAAAAAATTTGAGGAAAATGAGTCGAATACCTTTCTACCGCAATTGCTGGCAGGGTTGATTCCCTTTCTTCTCATCATAGGAATTTTGTATTTCTTGTTTGTCCGCCAATTGAGAATGGCGGGTCGTGGGGCATTGAGCTTCGGAAAAAGCAAAGCCAAGCTGCTGACACGTGATAAGGACAAAGTGACCTTCAAGGAGGTTGCTGGTTGCGACGAGGCGAAGGAGGAAGTGAGCGAGGTTATCGAATTCCTTAAGGATCCGAAAAAATTTCAGAGAATGGGTGGCCGCATTCCTACAGGTATCCTTATGGTGGGCCCTCCGGGTACCGGAAAAACGTTGCTGGCAAAAGCAGTCGCTGGAGAGGCAGAGGTGCCGTTTTTCTCTATTAGCGGATCGGACTTTGTGGAGATGTTTGTCGGTGTAGGGGCAAGTCGGGTGCGTGATATGTTCGAGCAAGGACGTAAAAGTGCTCCTTGTCTGATTTTTATCGATGAAATCGATGCCGTTGGGCGTCAAAGAGGAGCGGGACTCGGCGGCGGAAACGATGAGCGCGAGCAAACTCTGAATTCTCTACTTGTCGAAATGGATGGTTTCGATACCACTGAAGGTGTCATCATTATGGCGGCAACCAATCGTCCTGACGTTCTCGACAAAGCTCTTTTGAGGCCTGGTCGATTCGATCGTGAAGTGGTAATAGGATTGCCGGATCTTCAAGGCCGAGAAGACATTCTTAAAGTTCACGCCAAAAAGATAAAGCTAAGTGAGAATGTGGATCTGAAGAACATTGCTCGGGCAACTCCCGGGTTTGCTGGGGCTGATCTCGCGAACCTGCTAAATGAGGGAGCCTTGACGGCTGCTCGAAAGAACAAGAATAAGGTCGAGATGATTGATATCCACGATGCCAAGGACAAAATTTCCTTTGGTCGAGAGCGTCGTCAGCTGATGGACGAAGAGGATAAGAGAATGACCGCTTTTCACGAGGCGGGCCATGCACTGATTGCAGCGTTGCTCTACAAGACAAAAATCAAACTCTATAAAGTGACGATCATTCCTCGCGGTCGTGCTCTGGGATTAACGATGAGCACCGCGACTAAAGACATTCTAGGCCAATCCAAGAAAGAGCTCCAGGACGATATTTGCATGGCCATGGGAGGACGAATCGGTGAAGAAGTAGAGACTGGTGACTTCAGCAATGGTGCGGCCATGGATATTAAGCAGGCTACAAATATCGCCCGTCATATGGTGTGTGACTGGGGCATGAGCTCGCTAGGGCCAATCGCGTTCGGCGACAATGAGGAGCACTTATTTTTGGGCAGGGAAATCAGTAAAACTCACAACTTAAGCGAAGAGACCGCGAAGCGAATTGATGAGGAAGTATCCAACATCATAACGGGTCAATTTGATAGAGCTAAGGAGCTTGTGGAAGATAATCACGAGGCACTCAGGAAGATCGCGGAAGCGCTTCTTGAGTATGAGACGATCGAAGGGAAGCATGTCCAAGAGATCGTGGAGTTTGGTGAGATTCGTTCGGAAGTGATCTCAACCAAAACGGAAGAGCTTAAGAACGAAGAGAAAAAGTCTGAAGAAGCCGTTTCGGAAGAAGCACAAGAGGAAAGCGAAGAACTTCCCCCAGCAGTGGGTGGTGCGCAGGCGATCGCTTGA
- the tilS gene encoding tRNA lysidine(34) synthetase TilS codes for MDWIKARRCLRSNVGVDWLPKRIWERIDNSKRLYIACSGGADSVFLTLFFSMEELRDRLTVLHFNHRLRGEESDQDECFVRELCSGLGLAFLSDSWERSDEGGPVSEELARDARMGFFAKSIGKHIVDSVILTGHHADDVAETLLMRISRGSGLQGICAPREFSQGVAGLCFVRPLLKVRREEILKGLSGVKAIWREDKSNQTDRFYRNRLRKDVVPAWEEAAERPVSAGASMSRELLEEDWIALEQVFELKWKEIEVKEGVIGWERLAKEPRAIQRRALSRLVSAGSNAPLASQAMEGVLESIRCCKSFKVSIEHGRWIEGTSGEKVWISKIGRIVDWKSQAVPEGVAVYFPGGGKLLAQEVEIDVEMLEKVRSGEFSHNNGVYLSLKAKQRLKTEVRLRRPGDAYQPMGRESVVQLKELFIDRKIPREERRTNPVIIAPDGEILWVPGLPPSKNYRLTEIATRALQLTYEK; via the coding sequence GTGGATTGGATTAAGGCGAGAAGGTGTCTGCGATCCAATGTGGGTGTCGATTGGCTGCCGAAGCGAATTTGGGAAAGGATAGATAACTCCAAGCGATTATACATAGCCTGCTCTGGGGGCGCTGATTCTGTATTTCTAACCCTGTTTTTTTCGATGGAGGAATTGCGGGACCGATTGACCGTCTTGCATTTCAATCATCGATTGCGAGGAGAGGAATCTGATCAGGATGAGTGCTTTGTTCGGGAGCTTTGCTCGGGTTTGGGGTTGGCGTTTCTATCGGACTCGTGGGAACGGTCCGACGAAGGTGGCCCTGTTTCTGAGGAATTGGCTCGAGATGCGAGAATGGGCTTCTTTGCGAAATCTATTGGGAAGCACATCGTTGATTCGGTTATACTAACCGGGCATCACGCAGACGATGTTGCGGAAACTCTATTGATGAGGATTTCCCGCGGGAGCGGCTTGCAAGGAATTTGCGCGCCGAGAGAATTCTCTCAAGGCGTTGCCGGGTTGTGTTTTGTCAGACCACTCCTCAAAGTTCGAAGGGAGGAAATCTTAAAAGGACTTTCGGGTGTAAAAGCGATCTGGAGAGAAGATAAAAGCAACCAGACCGACCGGTTCTATCGCAATCGACTGAGGAAGGATGTGGTTCCTGCATGGGAGGAAGCAGCGGAGAGACCGGTATCAGCAGGGGCTTCGATGTCGCGAGAACTGCTTGAAGAGGATTGGATCGCTTTAGAACAAGTTTTTGAGCTTAAGTGGAAAGAGATCGAAGTGAAGGAAGGTGTAATCGGCTGGGAACGTTTGGCGAAAGAGCCTCGTGCGATTCAACGAAGGGCACTCAGTCGGCTCGTTTCCGCGGGCTCAAATGCTCCCTTGGCGAGTCAGGCAATGGAAGGGGTTCTAGAGTCGATCCGATGTTGTAAGTCCTTCAAGGTTAGCATTGAGCACGGACGCTGGATCGAAGGCACAAGTGGTGAAAAGGTATGGATTTCCAAAATTGGGAGAATCGTTGATTGGAAATCACAAGCAGTTCCAGAGGGTGTTGCGGTGTATTTTCCAGGGGGAGGAAAGCTCCTTGCGCAGGAGGTCGAAATCGATGTTGAAATGCTTGAAAAGGTCAGATCAGGGGAGTTTTCCCACAATAATGGTGTTTACCTTTCACTTAAAGCGAAACAAAGGCTAAAAACAGAGGTCAGATTACGACGGCCGGGTGATGCCTACCAACCAATGGGGAGGGAATCGGTTGTTCAACTTAAAGAGCTTTTCATTGACCGCAAAATTCCAAGAGAGGAACGCAGAACAAATCCGGTTATAATAGCGCCCGACGGGGAAATCCTTTGGGTACCCGGTTTACCACCTAGCAAAAACTACCGTTTGACGGAGATTGCAACTCGTGCCTTGCAATTGACTTACGAGAAGTGA
- the serS gene encoding serine--tRNA ligase, whose protein sequence is MIDLKTLRESPEAVRSGILKKRNGCDLDAVLKADGERRKLIVEVENLRAEQKAANSDMAQMQKGSQDFLEKVGLMKTLSARIKESDGALKELDAAWSDLYLGVPNLPHESVPEGKSEADNAVFKSWGEIPERKPYNIPHYDFDWLEQILDFKRGTKVTGAGFPFFVGDGARLVRSLVSFFLDQANEAGIQEMAVPFFVNAESATATGQLPDKEGQMYQTVEDGLYAIPTAEVPLTNFLRDEILEESDLPIYRCGHSACFRREAGSYGKDVRGLNRVHQFDKVEILKWVKPESSYDELESLRDYAESLLQKLKLPYRALLMCGGDMGFSQTKQYDLEVWAVGQQRWLEVSSCSNFESFQSRRARIRYRDPETGKNEFVHTLNGSGLAVPRVFVSILENGLQEDGSVKLPDVLVPYMGKDRIAKV, encoded by the coding sequence ATGATTGATCTAAAAACATTACGAGAATCTCCAGAGGCGGTACGCAGCGGAATATTAAAGAAACGCAATGGCTGCGACCTCGATGCGGTACTCAAAGCGGATGGGGAACGGAGGAAGCTCATCGTTGAGGTAGAGAACCTCAGAGCTGAGCAGAAAGCCGCTAATTCGGATATGGCTCAGATGCAGAAGGGAAGTCAGGATTTTCTGGAGAAGGTCGGCTTAATGAAAACGTTATCAGCTCGAATTAAAGAAAGCGACGGTGCGTTGAAGGAGTTGGATGCGGCATGGAGCGATCTTTATCTAGGTGTACCGAATCTTCCTCATGAATCAGTTCCTGAAGGCAAGAGCGAGGCCGATAATGCGGTTTTCAAAAGCTGGGGTGAAATTCCGGAGAGAAAACCGTATAACATTCCTCACTACGATTTTGATTGGCTGGAACAAATACTCGATTTCAAGCGCGGAACGAAAGTAACGGGTGCTGGATTTCCCTTTTTCGTGGGAGATGGGGCACGACTTGTGCGCAGTCTGGTTTCGTTTTTCCTTGATCAAGCAAATGAAGCGGGAATTCAGGAAATGGCGGTTCCTTTTTTCGTCAATGCTGAGAGTGCAACTGCGACGGGCCAGCTTCCAGACAAAGAAGGGCAAATGTACCAAACGGTTGAGGACGGCCTTTACGCGATTCCGACCGCGGAAGTACCGTTGACCAATTTTTTGCGGGATGAGATTTTGGAAGAGTCGGATTTGCCCATATACCGTTGCGGTCATTCGGCCTGTTTTCGGAGAGAAGCGGGTAGCTACGGGAAAGACGTGCGGGGATTAAACCGCGTTCATCAGTTCGACAAAGTTGAAATCCTTAAATGGGTGAAGCCAGAGTCCAGTTACGATGAACTTGAAAGCCTGCGAGACTATGCGGAGAGCTTGCTGCAAAAGCTGAAGTTGCCTTACCGGGCTCTGCTCATGTGCGGAGGAGATATGGGGTTTTCCCAGACCAAGCAATACGACTTGGAAGTTTGGGCGGTAGGTCAGCAGCGTTGGCTCGAGGTTTCCAGCTGCAGTAATTTCGAGTCGTTCCAGTCACGGAGAGCTCGTATCCGCTACAGGGATCCTGAAACAGGAAAAAATGAGTTCGTACACACGCTCAACGGGTCAGGTCTCGCGGTTCCAAGGGTGTTCGTATCGATTCTAGAAAACGGCTTGCAGGAGGATGGAAGCGTTAAGCTGCCAGATGTGCTTGTTCCCTACATGGGCAAGGATCGGATTGCGAAAGTGTAG
- a CDS encoding tRNA (cytidine(34)-2'-O)-methyltransferase — protein MLHVVLFQPEIPQNTGNIGRTCAITESRLHLIYPLGFEIRDKHLRRSGMDYWHNLDIRHHESWEAFKNSDDGPKRLFLMTTKGARSYWDIEYKDGDGLVFGREGSGAPDWMHEEIGDDRRVLIPIYNDTLRSLNLATSAGIAVYEVMRQLKGDP, from the coding sequence ATGTTGCACGTCGTATTGTTTCAACCAGAGATTCCCCAAAACACGGGAAACATTGGCCGTACTTGCGCCATTACCGAGTCTCGCTTGCATTTGATTTATCCACTGGGGTTTGAAATACGAGATAAACACCTGCGTCGGAGTGGAATGGACTATTGGCACAACCTTGATATCCGGCATCATGAAAGCTGGGAGGCGTTTAAGAATTCGGATGACGGACCGAAGCGGTTGTTTCTAATGACGACGAAAGGAGCTAGGTCCTACTGGGATATAGAATACAAGGACGGAGATGGGCTTGTCTTTGGTAGAGAAGGTTCAGGTGCTCCCGATTGGATGCATGAAGAGATTGGGGACGATCGACGCGTGCTAATTCCAATCTACAACGATACCCTGCGATCCTTGAATCTGGCAACTAGTGCGGGAATTGCCGTCTACGAAGTGATGCGGCAGCTCAAGGGCGACCCGTAG